The region ATGCCTGTGTTGGAACCCTATGAAAAGCAAAATCTGCGTTTTCATGTCCATTACCAGGCGATGCGGGCGTTGGCAGTGCGCACACGCGTTGAATGGGTGATGAATACCAGCGACGGAAAAAACCCGAAGCATGGTTACATGATGTACCAGGATGTGATCTGGAAGCCGGGTCAGCAACGCTGGGCATTCTCAGCGCGTTATGCCTTGTTTGATACCGACACCTTTGATGAACGCATTTATGCTTACGAAAACGATGTGCTTTACGCTTTCAGTGTTCCCTCCTACTATTACAAAGGCAGCCGTGCGTATTTGCTGATGCGCTTCCAGGCTTCCCGCAAACTTGATCTATGGCTGAGAATAAGCCAGACATGGTTCGCAAATGAAAGCACGCTTGGCAGCGGCTTGGATTTGATTGATGGAAACACAAGAACAGAGGTGAAAGCGCAGATCAGATACAGGTTTTAGATTTTTTACCGCGAAGACGCGAAGGCGCGAAGAGTTCAAGATACTAATTTTCTTCGCGTCTTTGCGTCTTTGCGGTGGAAGCATTATTCATCCAGCGAATATAAAAACCGCTTAATACTTTTTTTCGGGGTTTTCTCAAATTCTTCGGGGTAGATGCGGATGCCGGCAAGGTTCATATAAGCAGGCAATTCCTTGTTAAGGTGTTTGCGGTGGGCTTCCATGATCTCTTTCAGGTCATTTTCTGAAACGCCTTGTTTATCAACCGAATCGTAATCAGGATAAACCAATGCATAAATCTTATGGTCTTTTTCAACTAACACCGATTCCTGCACAAAAGCAAGGTTGTTAATTTTGGCTTCTATCTCTTCAGGATAAATATTCTGACCCGATGGGCCCAGTATCATACTTTTGCTTCGGCCTTTGATGAAAATGAAATTTTCCTTGTCAATGATGCCCAAATCGCCGGTGTGCAACCATCCCTTTTTATCAAGGGCCGCGCTTGTGGCTTCAGGGTTTTTATAATAGCCATGCATTACATTTTCGCCCCGGATCAGAATTTCGCCCACCTCATTGTATGGATCTGCTGAGTCAATGGTAACCTCCATATTATCAACAATTTTTCCGGCTGAACCAAGCTTGGTTTTATCCCAGTTGGCATAGCTGATCAGGGGGCCGCATTCAGTCATGCCATAACCAATGGAGAAGGGAAATTTTATCTTATTAAAAAATACTTCAACTTCCTGGTTGAGAGCCGCTCCTCCAATGACCACTTCAACGAAATTTCCTCCGAACACATCCACCAGTTTCTGCCGTATTTTTTTATGGATCACACTGTTGAGCCCGGGAACTTTTAGCAAGGTTTTCATCGTTCCTTTGCTGATGGCCGGTAAGATTTGCTTTTTATAGATTTTTTCAATCACCAGCGGAACCGATAATACCAGTCGTGGACGTATTTCCTTGAATGCCTGCAGGATGATCTGCGGTGAAGGAGTTTTGGTAAGGAAAGTGACATGGCAACCCAGGGTGAAAGGCCAGAGAAACTCGAACGCGCAGCCATAAGCGTGCGCCAGCGGTAAAAAGGAAACAATGGAATCGCCCGGCTCCAACGGCATATTGTTATTGGCATACACCACATTGGCGACCAAACTGTTGTGGGGGATCATCACGCCTTTGGTGAAGCCTGTTGTTCCCGAAGTATAGCTGATCACTGCCAAATCCTTGTTCGGTACCGGGTCAAACTGAATATCGGCGGGTTTAAGACCATCAGGATATCTAAGGGAAAACTGCTGGTTCATACTCTCAATCAACTGCATCACGGGATCAGGTTTCTTCTTTGAGATCACAGAAAAATTTGTGAGTGAAAGAACGCACTTTAGATTCGGCATATTTGCTTCATCCAATCCCTCAAAAATACTATCGGCTGCCAGCAGCATTACTGCATCGGAATGGTTCACGATATGGTGTATATCGCTGGGTTTGAAATCCGGAAGGATCGGAACAATGACGGCGCCATAAGTAATGGTAGCAAGGTAGCTTACTCCCCAATTGGCTGAATTTTTACCAATAAGGGCAATCTTGTCGCCATGCTTCAGATCGCAGGCATCAAAAATGGCATGAAGCTTCAGGATTCTTTCTGCAACCTGCGAGTATTTCAGGCCTTCACCTTTATAGT is a window of Bacteroidales bacterium DNA encoding:
- a CDS encoding AMP-binding protein, which gives rise to MKENLTSFIQDSIRKNWEITAMADYKGEGLKYSQVAERILKLHAIFDACDLKHGDKIALIGKNSANWGVSYLATITYGAVIVPILPDFKPSDIHHIVNHSDAVMLLAADSIFEGLDEANMPNLKCVLSLTNFSVISKKKPDPVMQLIESMNQQFSLRYPDGLKPADIQFDPVPNKDLAVISYTSGTTGFTKGVMIPHNSLVANVVYANNNMPLEPGDSIVSFLPLAHAYGCAFEFLWPFTLGCHVTFLTKTPSPQIILQAFKEIRPRLVLSVPLVIEKIYKKQILPAISKGTMKTLLKVPGLNSVIHKKIRQKLVDVFGGNFVEVVIGGAALNQEVEVFFNKIKFPFSIGYGMTECGPLISYANWDKTKLGSAGKIVDNMEVTIDSADPYNEVGEILIRGENVMHGYYKNPEATSAALDKKGWLHTGDLGIIDKENFIFIKGRSKSMILGPSGQNIYPEEIEAKINNLAFVQESVLVEKDHKIYALVYPDYDSVDKQGVSENDLKEIMEAHRKHLNKELPAYMNLAGIRIYPEEFEKTPKKSIKRFLYSLDE